The nucleotide window AAATTCTCTTTGTTTTAGAAAATAGGAACTTTTTGAAATCCTGAATTATTTTTAAAAAGAAGGACAAAAAACAAAAAGGAAATAAAATAGCGGGCATCCTTACCCGCACTGGGTCGGCCCAAAAGGGCACTTGGGGGAGCTTGGGTGTGCGCTTGCTGTCTTTCTGGGGCGTTATGTGCCAAATAGGAGGTTACGTAAAAGGGCAGATCTCTTTTCCCCCTCCCTTTATGACCGTGAAGCAGGCTTATGATGGAGTTGAGTAGGCTTACATTCAAGCAGTTATGTTAAAGTTGGGTTTCATTGAAAGGTGGGTTGGCATTGTTATGAGCATAATAACCTTGATGAAATTCTCAGTACTGTTTAATGGCAAGAAAGTTCATGAATTCAAACCATCTCGTGGCATTTGACTGGGgtgggggggtgggggtggggccGATCTCTTCATATTTGTCTTTGTTGGCAGCATATGTCCTTTCGTGCGTCCTAAAAACAAAAATAGATTCATCCAATCTCCGTGGTCTGCAAGTGGCTCCGTAACGGTAAACCATTTATTATTTGCTGGTGACATCCTACTATTTTTCAAGGCTAATGGTGTGGGAGCATCCGAGGTGCGCCTGGTGTTGAACACTTATTGCTTGGCTACATGGCAAATGATTAATTATGACAAGTCATCAACTTATTTCAGCAAAGGAGTTTCTGAAAATGTTACGATAGAGATTAAGGGCTTGCTTAAGTCCTAGATGAGACTTCGAATGAAAAATATCTTGGGATGCCATCTAGCATGGGATCATCCAAGAACGTGCTTTCAAATACTTAAAAGATCGACTGTTGAGCAGAGTTTAGGGTTGGAGTGAACGAACCATGTCTACGGTTGGGAAAGAAGTTTTGGTTAAGGCAACAACCTAAGCAGTACCAGTTTACTCCATGTCATGCTTCAAACTCCCAAGGGGACCATGTGAGAATCTTAATATGTTAATTAGAAATTTTTGGTGGGAGGTGCGGGTAAAGATGGTCAGCGAAGGCCACATTTAGTTTCGTGGAAGGATATGACACGTCCCAAAGGTATGGGAGGTCTAGGGTTTATAGATTTTGAGCTCTTTAATTTATCTCTGCTTGCTAGGCAGATCTGCCGCGTATTGCAGAATCTGGAGTCCTTAAGTGCTCGTATTCTGAAGAGTGTCTATTTCCCTACCACTACTTTTTTTTGCAagaaaatttaggatcacgcccAAGTCAAATATGGAGGGCGACTATTGAATGGAAAGACGTTTCCAAACAGGGGCTAATTAAAAGGATTGGCAATGGCCTGGATACCAAGTTATTGGAGGATAAATGGATCCCTAGAGACGAGACAATGAGGCAGTATGGATGCCTGAGCAATGAACTGGTCGATGCCACCTCTGCAAGGTGGGATCTGCAACGGCTGGTGGAAgtgttgggaatcgttgcatggaaaataaaacaatttctacgcacacgcaatgatctatccatggagatgcataacaacgaggggggcgagagtgtgtctacgtaccctcgtagactgtaagcggaagcgtttaacaacgcggttgatgtagtcgaacttcttctagctcgGACCGATCAAAtgccgaacgtacgacacctccgagttccacacacgttcagctcagtgacgtccctcgccttcttgatccagcaagacgtcgatgtagtagatgagttccgtcaccatgatggcgtggtgacgatgatggtgaagtgatctccgcagggcttggcctaagcactacgaaaatatgaccggaGGTGTAAACGATGGAGGGGGCGCCACACATGACTAGGCAATTGTCTGGTATGTGGTAGGGGcgccccccacatatatataggtgggaaggggagaggagaggccaggaggcgccccaagtaggaccgaatcctacttgggctcctcCCAAGCCGCGCGCCCCCCTGCCATATATATCGGAGGggggaggaaagagggggagggcgaaggaagggggaatcctattcccgtTCTTTTCTTTCCTCCTTCCCCTTTCCATCTCCACCTTGGCCGACCcatatggggggggggggggggcgcaacagccccttgtggctggtgcatttcccctcttggcccatgaggcccatatcttttgccgggggtgcccggaaccccttccggtgacccgatatgtacccggtaccctctggaacactttcggtgtccgaataccatcgtcatatatatcaatctttacctctcgaccatttcgagactccccgtcatgtacgtgatcacatcccggactccgaacaacattcggtcaccaaatcacataactcatataatactatatcgtcatcgaacgttaagcgtgcggaccctacgggttcgagaactatgtagatatgaccgagacacctcaccagtcaataaccaatagcggaacctggatgctcatattggctcctacatattctacgaagatctttatcggtcaaaccgttatgattacatacgtaattccctttgtccatcggtatgttacttgcccgagatttgattgtcggtatcttcatacctatttcaatctcgttactgacaagtctctttactcgttccgtaatacatcaccttgtgactaactccttagtcgtttgcttgcaagcttatgatgtgtattaccgagagggcccagagatacctctccgatactcggggtgacaaatcctaatcttgatatatgcctactcaacaaacaccttaggagatacctatagagcatctttatgatcacccagttacttgtgacgtttgatagcacacaaggctttcctccggtatccgggagttgcataatctcatagtcgaaggaatatgtatttgacatgaagaaagcaataacaataaaactgaacgatcattatgctaagctaacgggtgggtcttgtccatcacatcattctcctaatgatgtgatcccgttatcaaatgacaacacatgttcATGTTTAGGAAatcataaccatctttgatcaacgagctagtcaagtagaggctcactagggacacaatgttcatttatgtattcacacatgtatttaggtttctgatcaatacaattctagcatgaataataaacatttatcatgaataatgaaatataaaataacaactttattattgcctctagggcatattttcttcaggaAGTGTTTCTCACACATTGATATCCCGATATTTGACCATGGAACTTAAAAAAGAATGACATTTCTTAGCAAGATCGGCGTACAAAATGTTAACTTCCAGTAGACAGAGAAAAGAGGCTTGGCTAGATGGTACTGCGGGGATCATCAAGCATTGACACAGACATGGGCTCGTGAAGCAACTATGGGAACCTCAATGTCGGTGCTAAAATCGACAGATCTCGGATAGTGGGTCCCAAGCTTGGTGATCTGAGCTAGATTgtagggacatgatgtttttccaggttcgggccctcttgatgagGTAAACCCTACATCTTGCTTCTTATATATTGATTATGATGGGGTATAAAGTACAAATTGATCTACCTTGAGATAGTATGAGTTTACCTAAGCTCTAAACATTGCCAATGTGTACGCCtatgcctctacggactaaactcCACGTCGGGGGTACCTAGGGTTTACACATGGCCGGTTACACTGTAGCGATAAACATGCCAGCTATTCAAAATACGCTTGAAGTCTACGCGAAGCCTCCAggagatcttcatcttgattacTCCGAGGGCCAGGGCCAACATGGCCCATTCGTCAACCGGGTCCTCGGCCCAGCCCATATCCGGTGGACCGATGTGGCAagcaccccctaatccaggacaccaACACTCAGTCCCTGGGAAATTAGAATGTTTTCATGGCAACTGCAAAGCACTCAATTTCAAATGAAGATGTTAGGGCTCATCACCATATGTCTACAATAAGCGTTTGTGGCTTGTGTGGTGCACAAGACTCATGGAGACACTCATTGCTTGAGTTTACCATGTCAAGATGCATTTGGGCATAGACAAATGAAGAGTTGGCGGATCAATTAATTGCAACAACCGACCCTAGTGCCAAGCAGTGCCTTTTCTCACTACAAAGCACGTTATCGCATGAGGCGTTTGTGAAGCTGACCGCCACGCAGTGGGTGACTTGGCCGCTAGAAGGAAAGCAATTCATGAAGGGATATTTCAAAGCCCTCACACAACACATGCTTTTATCAGCTGGTTCATCATCAAGATAGACATGTTAAAACAACCAGCAACTGGTACCAGGGCTATGACTACACCATCCGGACCAAGAACTCGCCCTAGCGCGCCACCGGTGGGATATGCTAAAATAAATGTTGATGTTGGTGTATCAAGATCAAGAGGGACCGCAACAACTATTTGTGGTGACCATCACGGGAATTATTAGGGAAGCTCTTCTCTAGTCATATTCAGAATGCACGACGCCACCATCCTCGAGTCAGTTGCGTGCCGTGAAGCTCCGTTGTTGCCAAAGACTTGAGTCTCCCAAGTTTTATTATAGCCTCAGATGTTAAACAGGTGGTCAGTGATCTGATGAATGGCAACCGAGGCCGACATGGTGGAATCATGGACGAAATCAAATCCCTAGTTTTACTTGTAATTTTTGTTTTGAAGGTCGCTTAGTTAATGAGGAAGCTCATAAGTTAGCTAGATTCTCTCTTTTGTTAGGTCAGGGTCGTCATGTGTATGCAATCCCATGACCCGAACGTTATCTTGTGGCTTTCCATGAATAGAGCGTTGCTTTACCCCTCAAAAAAGGCACTCAATTCGTCGACATAAGGACGTACGCGACGACTCCGGTATCCCACTCGTTCGTAGTCAAATTTCTACGCGCCGCGTTGCTAGAACCTATGGTGCAAATAGATACAAGAGCCGTGTGTGTGTGGTCTGTACTTGGCCAACATTCAAGTTTCATGCCTGTCCTCAGGACGCGCAGGACCTGACCGGCCGCTGTCATTTCGGCCGCAAACGCGACGCGCAGCTGACTGTGGAAATGCTGACTTGGCGACGACTTGCTATGCATTGCATCCATGGCGGCTCCTCTGTGAACCACGAGCCTGTTGCCAGACACTTTCACAGCCCATCGCCATATATCCGCGTCGCGCAGACCGCGTGATCAGACCGGAATAGTCATCAGTCGATGGACCTCGGGCATCACTCCATCCAGCTCAGTGCGGGTCCTGGCTCGCCGGCTACCGCGACGGCGCCGCAGCCAGGCGATGGCGGCACGATGAGCCCCGAGCTGTACCTTGCTCTGTGCCGGGGGAGAAAGAAGGAAGCCATGGCGCTGCTTCGGCAACAGCACGGTGGCGCCGCCGCTGCTGCTAATCAGGTTGCCGGTAATGTCTGCCTTAACTGCTAGTCTGctacttttttatttttttttgcgCATAGTATGCTACTAGCTGGATCTCCGGTCATCCTCGTGTACACATAATTGTCACTTAGAGCATCTTCAGCCGTCGGAGGCCCCCAGGATAATTACCGGGCCAAAAATAGCACGTCTTGAGGGTAAAACGTTTTCGCCGGATGAAACGCGAGTATGTTTTCCTAGCCGTTGGTGCCCTCAAGAAAATCATGAGGCAAAAAGTGATTGGCTGGGCAAAGAAAAAGGGCTCGTAAGGGAATATGATTGGTTGTTGCTTTCGCCGGTGCCCCCAACAGCCCCCTAAGGCGCTGGGTTTCTTCTGTATTTGCCGGTGCTATTTTGAGGTTTTGGGGCGCTTGGGGGCATGACTAGGCCCTTTTTACATTGCCGGCACACAAAAAGTGGCCCTGAGGGGCTCTAGGGGTgtggctggagatgctcttatatGTTTTTGTACCTAACTGAGATTTACTAATCTCATGTGAAATTTCATTCAAACTGGGAACAAGCGTTTTTTAGGAGGGAGCCCAAATGTTTGAATGGTAGCCGAACATGCATACCAGCATTTTATTCAACGGGATTGCTAAGTCTCGGTCTAAGTATATTCATATTTATGGGATCTTATGTTAAGATCCGTGTATTTTTTTTCGTTTTTGTTATCATTTTCTTACATGTTATGGCACGTAACATAGACTTGGTTATGCCCTAGCCGATTGAGATCTAACCATACTAATTAGAAAAACATGGTAGAGCAAGAACCCCATATTATGTTTGAATTGTTTCAGGCATACATCAAGTCAGCGCGGAGGGGAACACCGTTCTTCATTTGGCCGCGGAGCACGGACATGACAAGCTCATCCATGGTCTCATGAGCTTCGGGGACAGGAGCTTGCTCTCTTCCCGGAACTCGACTCTGGACACACCTCTACACTGCGCGGCGAGGGCAGGGCATGGCAAGGCCGTGTCCCTCCTCGTCCAGCTCTCGTGCGAGGGCGGAGATGATAGCACCTTGTGGTGCAAGAACGAGGCAGGGAACACGGTCCTTCATCTGGCGGCGAGGCTCGGCCATGGCGCATCAGTTGAGGCTATCGTTTCCGTGGCGCCGGGGCTAGCCTCTGAGGTTAACAACACCGGCATGTCGGTGCTGTACTTGGCGGTGATGAGCGGATCTTTGCCAACCGTCAGATCGATAACGACCAGGTGCAGCAACGCGTCGGCTGCCGGCTTGAGCTCACAGAATGCTCTGCACGCCGCCGTCTTCCAGGGCTCAGGTGAGCTAGCTAGCTTGGGAGCTCCTTGTTGATCCATGGACTCTGAAAGTGCATGCAGATTtgttagagcatggttaatagtatagccagctaaTGGCTACATgatattgccatgtcatttatAGCCAAAGTTATAGCCGACACGTATAATAGTTAGATGTAAAGATGTGCTACTTTATTAATGCATGACCCACGTTCCACTCTCACATAGTGCAAGCGCTTGTTGTAGTTGGCTCTTATTCTGTAGCCGGCTCCTCTTTTCTTTTCTCTTCCCTTTCATCCATGTCAGCAGAAATATAATATTTAAATTTTATAGCCCGCTTATATAAGCTTATTGTATTATACTTGCTCTTATACCATCGATCTGAACATTGTCAGAAATGGTGAGGCTACTACTGGAGTGGACGCCATGTGGCCCATCCCTGGCTAGCCAAGCCGATGACACCGGCAGCACTCCACTTCATTTCGCCTCGTCCACCGGCGACCACCTCTCCGTCGTAGGCGCCATCCTACGCGCCGTGCCGCCGTGCGTGGTGCGCATGCGGGACTCCGGCGGCCTCTCCGCTCTCCATGTCGCGGCGGGGATGGGCCACGACCGCGTCGCCGAGTCGCTGATCAAGGcctgccccgacgccgccgaGCTCCGGGACGACCACGGCGGGACCTTCTTGCACGCCGCGGCCAGGGGAGGCCACCTCAAGGTGGTGCGGCTGGCCATCAAGAAACGAACGCTGCGCGGCCTCCTGAACGCGCAGGACGGGGACGGCAACACGCCGCTCCACCTGGCGGTGGCCGCGGGCGCGCCGGCCGTTGCGGAGGCCCTGATGGGGAAGGGCAAAGTGCGGGACGACGTCATGAACAATGACGGCCAGACGCCGCTGGACCTCGCTGTGAGATCGACCAGCTTCTTCTCCATGGTCAGCCTGGTGACGACGCTGGCCGCGTTCGGAGCGCAGTCCTATCCCAAGAGGCGGGACCGCGTGCAGCAGTGGGACGGCCGCGAGATAACGAAGGCGATAGAGAAGACGTCTGACAGCCTCGCGGTGATCGCCGTCCTCGTCGCCAGTGTCGCCTTCACCGCCGCCAACAGCCTGCCCGGCTCATACGAGCAGAGCGGCGGCGGCACCGATCCCGAGGGGAAGGAGGTCATCAAAGGCATGGCGGTCCTCCAGAACGAGGCCATCTTCAAGTGCTTCCTCATCCTGGACAGCTTCGCCCTGGTGACCTCCGTGGTCGCGGTGGTGCTGCTCCTCTACGGCAAGGCGTCGCGCTCCGCCGGGTCGTGGAGAACCTTCGCGGCGGCGCTGCATTGCCTGTGGCTGTCCCTGGTGAGCATGGTCCTGGCATTCTACGCGGCCCTGGCCGCCGTCACGAGCACGGCGGCTGTCCGCAGCATCGCCAACGACATCATACGCAATGCCCTTTTCGTGCTGTTGGCCGTGGTCTCGCACTTTGTCAGCCCTCGGGTGTCGTCCTGCACGCTATCCAAGTACCTGTGGCAATGTGGCTCTAGAGGACGTTGCAGTGTCGTCGTGCAGCAATATCCACTCGTCGGCGCTTTTGTACGCAACCTGATTCTGTTCAGgattgcaaattatgttgtagtgCTTGTGGGCGTTACCACGGTCTTAGTACTTCAGTGACCATGTGTCAAGAAGGGAGATGAAGCATTTTATATAACAAGAATATTTTGAATATTCATATGACCCGTGTACTATTTTATATGAGAGATTTCCTTATTTGGCCCTATTTGAAAAATGCACTCTCGTATTTTGTTGAGTATTACTAGCAcacatgcccgtgcgttgcaacgggagataAAATTGAAGTGTCCATCAAAACACTCATCAACATATCATGATGGGGTAGGGATGCGCATGCTGAGATATAGAAGAATTGCAAATCATGCTGTAATGTCAATTACTACTGGGCATGAATGTGAGCACCGAATAAAAAGGGAAGGTTACTTGAATTGGTCAATTTCGCTTTAACCATGACAACCAACATTCGATCGAATGGTTAGGAGGGCAGTGATACCCCAATCCAGCCGGGATTAAACCCCAGGTCGGACGCATTGATGTCCATTAAGGCGAAATATTTTTCAGTTGGAAACTACATTCTCGTGGATAGTGAGGCGTTTGTGATGACTTCATCAATTTCAAAACCCATCGGTGTTGTTGCTAGTGCTTCTAGGGGCATGATATGCGTGCATATGTTCATAAGGCTGAGTGTATGTACGTGTTTATGAGTGTCGACATCTATACTATGTTTTTTAAAAAGTTTCACTTAAACCTTTGCATGCATTAATTTAATGTGCCTGTGGTTGCAACGGTAGAAAAAATCATCACACATTTCTTGTGACTCATTAATGTTGCCACTTTTCATGTTCGCTACCGCGGTTGATGATGGTATGATTTCTAGTGTCCCCAATTTATAAAAGTTGATGAAACCGCATTTATGTCCTCCGGCGAAGTCTCATTCACCTTCACACTATCATTGGGTGAAAGCGTAGTGGTAGATCGAAATGGATTGGTTCTATAGATTTTATTATATTCGAACGCAAGCGGTGTTTTACTACGTTCATTTTTTTTAGAGAATGTTGGTTGTTGGTTTACAAGATTATCTTCTCTTTTTTTGAACTATTTGAACTTGACCCAAAGTCTCAAACATAAACATTTTACATACACAACAGGGGCTCTTTGTCTAAAACAAATGCACAGAACCGCACGCACACATCTTCCCGTTCACCATTGACAATAAAAAACTTTTCTATGTTTCTCTTGAGTAAAAAGCTTCCACCGGCCGGTAAACACACACCCATCATTTATTGATTAAATCAGAGATCGAGCGGTGCCACGTACACACCTCATCACGGTCATGCGGCGCCACGTACACACATGTCCCTAGTCCAGTAATCATAGGAGAAGCGCAAGTATAACTTCTTAAGTACATGTTACTATTCAACTTGCATGTCCATTTAAGGCCGAAACCTGAATCTTCATGTAAGCAGAATGTGAATCATGAAATCAGATAATAAGAACTTGGTATCAAGGCCTCATTGTGTGAAATCCTTGATCATCACAAAATAGAAAACAACTCATCCAATTTAAGATTTTGCAAGCTGAAAGGCAACAGATAATAAATGTGCCCGCGCGTCCCAGCGGAAAAATAAAATCCGTCGCATGTTTCTAGTGATTATGGAGTATATAGTTGACGAAGTCGCATTCATGTTCTCCAACGACGGCTCCT belongs to Triticum urartu cultivar G1812 chromosome 7, Tu2.1, whole genome shotgun sequence and includes:
- the LOC125523797 gene encoding ankyrin-1-like, which produces MDLGHHSIQLSAGPGSPATATAPQPGDGGTMSPELYLALCRGRKKEAMALLRQQHGGAAAAANQVAGIHQVSAEGNTVLHLAAEHGHDKLIHGLMSFGDRSLLSSRNSTLDTPLHCAARAGHGKAVSLLVQLSCEGGDDSTLWCKNEAGNTVLHLAARLGHGASVEAIVSVAPGLASEVNNTGMSVLYLAVMSGSLPTVRSITTRCSNASAAGLSSQNALHAAVFQGSEMVRLLLEWTPCGPSLASQADDTGSTPLHFASSTGDHLSVVGAILRAVPPCVVRMRDSGGLSALHVAAGMGHDRVAESLIKACPDAAELRDDHGGTFLHAAARGGHLKVVRLAIKKRTLRGLLNAQDGDGNTPLHLAVAAGAPAVAEALMGKGKVRDDVMNNDGQTPLDLAVRSTSFFSMVSLVTTLAAFGAQSYPKRRDRVQQWDGREITKAIEKTSDSLAVIAVLVASVAFTAANSLPGSYEQSGGGTDPEGKEVIKGMAVLQNEAIFKCFLILDSFALVTSVVAVVLLLYGKASRSAGSWRTFAAALHCLWLSLVSMVLAFYAALAAVTSTAAVRSIANDIIRNALFVLLAVVSHFVSPRVSSCTLSKYLWQCGSRGRCSVVVQQYPLVGAFVRNLILFRIANYVVVLVGVTTVLVLQ